Proteins encoded in a region of the Candidatus Nitrosomarinus catalina genome:
- a CDS encoding NUDIX domain-containing protein: MRSTRIVTSFIKYNDQILILKRSEKVRSMKGLWSGVSGIIENNENPIDRAKIEIFEEVGIKEKEIKLVKKLEKMKIQSQQYKNHEWEIFPFLFETKNDNIKLNWENSEFKWIQPKELKNYQTVPSLEKILVNLL, translated from the coding sequence ATGCGTTCAACAAGAATAGTTACATCTTTTATTAAATATAATGATCAAATTTTAATTCTAAAAAGAAGTGAAAAAGTAAGATCAATGAAAGGATTATGGTCAGGAGTTAGCGGAATAATTGAAAATAATGAAAATCCGATAGATAGAGCAAAAATTGAAATTTTTGAAGAAGTAGGAATTAAAGAAAAAGAAATCAAATTAGTTAAGAAATTAGAGAAAATGAAAATACAGTCACAACAATATAAAAATCACGAATGGGAAATTTTTCCATTTTTATTTGAAACAAAAAATGACAATATTAAATTAAATTGGGAAAATTCAGAATTTAAATGGATTCAACCTAAAGAATTAAAGAACTATCAAACGGTTCCCAGTCTTGAAAAAATACTAGTCAATTTGTTGTAA
- a CDS encoding aminotransferase class I/II-fold pyridoxal phosphate-dependent enzyme has protein sequence MSDINELRNEMDAVTLEMINLLKTRTDIAKQIGEVKKSIGKGVADEEREENLRRKIMKVTQEIGLDETLASKFLNFLLNESIKVQSENKQTHLSIFLKAKSLEQEGKKIIHMEVGEPDFLPPEIVKKSLSEVFDEGFMKYGQARGMPKFREALAKYVSQKFNVEITQENIIVSPGARFSIFSAISTLLNPGDEMIVIEPSWPAYKDCALNSGIKVRTINTTLEKKWEPSVEEIKNAINSNTKMIVLNYPNNPTGKILPEKLQDDIINLAKENDLYVLSDEIYSQYAKNNWKSILSYDYEKSIVTQSFSKSHAMTGFRVGYAITSKKIIEKMVKLEALCLTNVSEPIQYVAMKALESDTSSNSKLIQSRLDMLTEKANEMGLEFMIPDGAMYIFAKINQKDFDGVKFANNSLEKGIAIAPGEGFGNYKNFIRISACQDEKTLMEGMHILGNIMSDIQ, from the coding sequence ATGTCAGACATTAATGAACTTCGAAATGAAATGGATGCAGTAACATTAGAAATGATCAATTTACTCAAAACTCGAACAGATATTGCAAAACAAATTGGAGAAGTCAAAAAAAGTATTGGAAAAGGAGTTGCAGATGAAGAACGTGAAGAGAATTTACGTAGAAAAATCATGAAAGTGACTCAAGAAATAGGATTAGATGAAACATTGGCATCAAAATTTTTGAATTTTTTATTAAATGAATCAATCAAAGTTCAATCAGAAAATAAACAAACACATCTTTCAATATTTCTAAAAGCGAAATCACTAGAACAAGAAGGCAAAAAAATTATACATATGGAAGTGGGAGAACCAGATTTCTTACCACCAGAAATTGTTAAAAAATCATTGTCAGAAGTTTTTGATGAAGGGTTTATGAAATACGGGCAAGCAAGAGGAATGCCAAAATTTAGAGAAGCACTTGCAAAATATGTTTCACAAAAATTCAACGTAGAAATTACTCAAGAAAATATTATTGTTAGTCCAGGCGCAAGATTTTCAATTTTTTCAGCAATCAGCACATTACTTAATCCAGGGGATGAAATGATTGTTATTGAACCATCATGGCCAGCATACAAAGATTGTGCATTAAATTCAGGAATTAAAGTTAGGACAATAAATACAACATTAGAGAAAAAATGGGAACCATCCGTTGAAGAAATTAAAAATGCAATTAATTCAAATACAAAAATGATTGTTCTTAACTATCCAAATAATCCAACAGGAAAAATACTACCAGAAAAATTACAAGATGACATCATAAATTTAGCAAAGGAAAATGATCTCTATGTTTTAAGTGATGAAATTTATTCGCAATATGCAAAAAATAATTGGAAGAGTATTCTAAGTTATGATTATGAAAAAAGCATAGTCACACAATCATTTTCCAAATCACATGCAATGACAGGTTTTAGAGTAGGTTATGCAATCACATCAAAAAAAATTATAGAAAAAATGGTCAAATTAGAAGCACTCTGTTTAACAAATGTATCAGAACCAATTCAATATGTTGCTATGAAAGCATTAGAATCAGATACATCAAGTAATTCAAAATTAATTCAAAGTAGATTAGATATGCTAACAGAAAAAGCAAATGAAATGGGACTAGAATTTATGATTCCAGATGGGGCAATGTACATTTTTGCAAAAATCAATCAAAAGGACTTTGACGGGGTCAAATTTGCCAACAATTCATTAGAAAAAGGGATAGCAATAGCCCCAGGAGAAGGATTTGGAAATTATAAGAATTTCATTAGAATATCTGCATGTCAAGATGAGAAAACACTAATGGAAGGAATGCATATACTAGGCAATATTATGAGTGATATACAGTGA
- a CDS encoding prephenate dehydrogenase/arogenate dehydrogenase family protein translates to MKKLTVIGAGGQMGRWFTKYFAGSDFEVTGYDTETNSFGKDILVSESLVGAILKADYVVLCTPTRRTPEIIRLIAKEMKKGTYLIEISSEKSKVVSSLSKMPDKINPICIHPMFGPGIKTIKNQNIISVPIKDAKKELTVAKTLFEGANFVTIDAIEHDKKIAVILGLTHLMNLVFANIISKDEKMLLTEKMSGTTFRVQKTLAESIMTETPELIETIIANPEIRRVAEELWKDIGRLLTSVQESKTEEVIEYIKNCQERLSKHTDLDESYKKLSKMVKSVEK, encoded by the coding sequence GTGAAAAAACTAACAGTAATTGGTGCAGGTGGACAAATGGGTCGATGGTTCACAAAGTATTTTGCAGGTTCAGATTTTGAAGTTACAGGATATGACACTGAAACCAATAGTTTTGGTAAAGACATACTAGTATCAGAATCATTAGTGGGTGCAATTCTAAAAGCAGATTACGTAGTACTATGTACGCCAACAAGACGAACACCAGAAATTATCAGATTAATTGCAAAAGAAATGAAAAAAGGAACATATCTAATTGAAATTTCTTCAGAAAAATCTAAAGTAGTATCATCATTATCAAAAATGCCAGATAAAATAAATCCAATTTGTATTCATCCAATGTTTGGTCCAGGAATAAAAACAATAAAAAATCAAAACATAATTTCGGTACCGATTAAAGATGCAAAAAAAGAATTAACAGTAGCTAAGACTTTGTTTGAAGGAGCTAACTTTGTCACAATAGATGCAATTGAACATGATAAAAAAATTGCAGTGATTTTAGGTTTAACTCATCTAATGAATTTAGTTTTTGCAAACATAATTTCTAAAGACGAGAAAATGTTATTGACAGAGAAAATGTCTGGCACCACATTTAGAGTTCAAAAAACATTAGCAGAGAGCATCATGACAGAAACACCAGAATTAATTGAAACAATAATTGCAAATCCTGAAATTAGAAGAGTAGCTGAAGAATTATGGAAAGATATCGGAAGATTACTTACATCCGTACAAGAATCAAAAACAGAGGAAGTCATAGAATATATTAAAAATTGTCAAGAGAGACTTTCAAAACATACTGACCTTGATGAGTCATACAAAAAACTCTCAAAGATGGTCAAATCAGTTGAAAAATAA
- the thiC gene encoding phosphomethylpyrimidine synthase ThiC, protein MATQMTSARRGIATDEMKQVAKDEDVSLDWLIPKIARGSIIIPSNNVRPQKIHNVGIGKGLKTKVNVNIGTSTLNVNLNEEIEKAKVAIKYHADTMMDLSDGGDVKKIRQTLMDNAPITFGTVPIYEAYNYGVEVHKNPLNLTEDDYIKAFENNAKDGVDYTTVHCGITKDIAKRILKVQRYGGVVSKGGTITAAWMLKHDKENPYITHYDYMMEIAKKYDVTFSLGDALRPGSILDSHDELQVQEMINISQLTKRAHENDIQVMVEGPGHVPLNEVAANVRLAKSLIGDVPYYVLGPLVTDIASGHDHIASAIGAAVSASEGVDLLCYLTPSEHLALPNAEEVKAGLIAYRIAAHAGDLVKMRDKAIKWDMEMTEARRTLDWEKQLALSIDPEEAAKIHSRTGQHPGNNVPCTMCGGACVYMMLPQQKKYDKENENLQQID, encoded by the coding sequence ATGGCTACTCAAATGACTTCTGCTCGTCGTGGAATTGCAACTGATGAAATGAAACAAGTTGCAAAAGATGAGGACGTTTCTCTTGACTGGTTAATTCCAAAAATCGCTAGAGGTTCAATCATTATTCCTAGTAACAATGTTAGACCTCAAAAAATCCATAATGTTGGAATTGGTAAAGGATTAAAAACTAAAGTCAATGTCAATATTGGAACTTCCACCCTGAATGTGAATTTGAATGAAGAAATTGAAAAAGCTAAAGTTGCAATAAAATATCATGCTGATACAATGATGGATCTCAGTGATGGTGGTGATGTCAAAAAAATTCGTCAAACCTTGATGGATAATGCCCCAATTACTTTTGGAACTGTTCCTATTTACGAAGCTTACAACTATGGTGTTGAAGTTCACAAAAATCCTCTGAATTTAACTGAAGATGATTATATCAAAGCATTTGAAAATAATGCAAAAGATGGGGTTGACTATACTACTGTTCATTGTGGAATTACTAAAGATATTGCAAAAAGAATTCTTAAAGTTCAAAGATATGGTGGTGTTGTTAGTAAAGGTGGAACAATAACTGCTGCTTGGATGTTAAAACATGATAAAGAAAATCCTTACATTACTCATTATGACTACATGATGGAAATTGCCAAAAAATATGATGTCACATTTAGTCTTGGAGATGCATTGAGACCTGGCTCTATTTTAGATTCACATGATGAATTACAGGTGCAGGAAATGATCAATATCTCTCAATTAACAAAGCGAGCTCATGAAAATGATATTCAGGTAATGGTTGAGGGTCCAGGTCATGTCCCATTAAATGAAGTAGCTGCAAATGTTCGATTAGCTAAATCTCTAATTGGTGATGTTCCATACTATGTTCTTGGTCCTTTAGTCACTGATATTGCATCTGGACATGATCATATTGCAAGTGCCATTGGTGCTGCAGTTTCTGCAAGCGAAGGTGTAGATCTTTTATGCTATCTCACACCTTCTGAACATTTGGCGTTACCTAATGCTGAAGAAGTCAAAGCTGGATTAATTGCATATAGAATTGCAGCTCATGCTGGTGATCTTGTAAAAATGCGAGATAAAGCAATCAAATGGGATATGGAGATGACTGAAGCTAGACGAACATTGGATTGGGAAAAACAGCTTGCTTTATCTATTGATCCAGAAGAGGCAGCAAAAATTCATTCTAGAACAGGTCAGCATCCTGGAAATAATGTTCCGTGTACTATGTGTGGTGGTGCATGTGTGTACATGATGTTGCCTCAACAAAAAAAATATGATAAAGAAAATGAAAACTTACAACAAATTGACTAG
- the thiD gene encoding bifunctional hydroxymethylpyrimidine kinase/phosphomethylpyrimidine kinase, with protein sequence MNLLSIGGSDPSSGAGIQSDIKTFSTLNVHGLTVITAITGQNTSNFGMIEPISKKILENQLESVITDFKIDGIKIGMVYNSEIIKTIYQYLKKLDIPIVVDPVVKSTTGAMLIEKTAIVDFKKFIIPLATIITPNKYEAEILTKTKINSKNTPEKIAKIIQKMGAKNVIITGVENKNNKISDFVLESDKKYFLVDEKIPKINRGSGNIHSSVALYGIVKYKKIKKSLEFAKQITLNSIKNSKKSGKGFEITNFDESDDKKVKLAKAINEFTKIKNIFENIPECQTNFVFSENKPKSIKEILGISGRIVKAGEKIIVAGDLEYGGSKHVATALLSVNKKYSNIQSAINLKYRESTISKIKKMKWNTFDYDRNKEPKKIKVKGSTIAWGITNAIKNSKKTPDVIFHKGDFGKEPMIILFGESPEIVIKKIQKLFKER encoded by the coding sequence GTGAATTTATTATCAATAGGAGGTTCAGATCCATCATCAGGTGCAGGCATTCAAAGTGACATTAAGACATTTTCAACATTGAATGTGCACGGGTTAACAGTAATTACAGCAATTACAGGACAAAATACATCAAATTTTGGAATGATAGAACCAATATCAAAGAAAATTTTAGAAAATCAATTAGAATCAGTAATTACAGATTTCAAGATTGATGGAATAAAAATTGGAATGGTGTACAATTCAGAAATAATAAAAACAATTTATCAATATCTAAAAAAATTAGATATTCCAATTGTTGTAGATCCAGTAGTAAAATCAACTACAGGAGCAATGTTGATAGAAAAAACAGCCATAGTAGATTTTAAAAAATTCATCATTCCTCTTGCGACGATTATTACACCAAACAAATATGAAGCTGAAATTTTAACAAAAACAAAAATTAATTCTAAAAATACGCCTGAAAAAATTGCCAAAATAATTCAAAAGATGGGAGCAAAAAATGTAATAATTACAGGAGTTGAAAATAAAAATAATAAAATATCAGATTTTGTTTTGGAGTCAGATAAAAAATATTTTCTTGTTGATGAAAAAATTCCAAAAATTAATCGTGGTAGCGGAAATATTCATTCATCTGTAGCACTATATGGAATTGTGAAATATAAAAAAATTAAAAAATCATTAGAGTTTGCAAAACAAATTACTCTTAATTCAATAAAAAATTCAAAAAAAAGTGGTAAAGGTTTTGAAATTACAAATTTTGACGAATCAGATGATAAAAAGGTGAAACTTGCAAAAGCGATTAATGAATTTACAAAAATTAAAAATATTTTTGAAAATATTCCAGAATGCCAAACTAATTTCGTATTTTCAGAAAATAAACCAAAATCTATTAAAGAAATACTAGGAATTTCAGGAAGAATAGTAAAGGCAGGGGAGAAAATCATAGTTGCAGGAGATTTAGAATATGGAGGTTCAAAGCATGTGGCAACAGCACTGTTATCGGTAAATAAAAAATATTCAAACATTCAATCAGCAATAAATTTGAAATATAGGGAATCAACGATTTCTAAAATTAAAAAAATGAAATGGAATACATTTGATTATGATCGAAATAAAGAACCAAAAAAGATCAAAGTAAAAGGCTCCACAATAGCATGGGGAATTACAAACGCAATTAAAAATTCAAAAAAAACCCCTGACGTAATTTTTCATAAAGGAGATTTTGGAAAGGAACCAATGATAATATTATTTGGAGAATCTCCAGAAATAGTAATAAAAAAAATACAGAAATTATTCAAAGAAAGATAA